A genomic region of Streptomyces sp. NBC_00247 contains the following coding sequences:
- a CDS encoding MFS transporter, with product MRRTTNERNTGGSPGPLQEIKEPRGALVPVLAFAGITVAVMQTLLVPVIKDLPTLLHTAQSNATWVMTATLLAGAVSTPIMGRLGDLYGKRRMLIASLAVMVIGSLVCAFTDDLLIMIVGRALQGFAMGAIPLGIGIMRDELPPEKLGSSMALMSSSIGVGGGLGMPAAALVAQHADWHALFLGSAGVGLVALVLTVFLVPEPPLRAPGTFDYVGAFGLSLGLVSLLLPVTKGSEWGWTAPLTLGLIAGGLLVLVAWGVYELRSEAPLVDLRTTVRREVLLTNLVSIMVGVSFYAVSLVVPQLLQLPASTGYGLGQSMVVAGLCMAPLGLTMMLTAPVYARIAARRGPKASLMIGMLVIGVGYGAGTLLMDAAWQTLVISTVLGAGIGLAYSSLPALIVGAVDASETGAATGLNTLMRSIGTSVSSAVIGMVLANTSLPMGGVAVPSMHGFRLSFLIATGAVLVGLVLAAFLPSQRPSSRLVLVADSESEALLAEAEALVAIDAVLHGGASAPSAGGSPAVAGSGGFHGLVRDAAGAPVARATVTLVDRQGLQAGRAVADDAGRYALAATPEPGHVLVVTAAGYAPRARPAVCASNGRPVVADLVLTATAPQSGGAVASRAADAVQASPEALADEHRA from the coding sequence ATGCGACGGACGACGAACGAACGGAACACCGGGGGAAGTCCCGGTCCGCTTCAGGAGATCAAGGAACCCAGGGGAGCGCTCGTCCCCGTACTGGCCTTCGCGGGCATCACCGTCGCGGTGATGCAGACCCTGCTCGTACCCGTCATCAAGGACCTGCCCACTCTTCTCCACACCGCCCAGTCGAACGCGACCTGGGTGATGACGGCGACACTGCTCGCCGGTGCCGTGTCCACCCCGATCATGGGGCGGCTCGGCGACCTGTACGGCAAGCGGCGGATGCTGATCGCCAGCCTCGCCGTGATGGTGATCGGCTCACTCGTCTGCGCCTTCACCGACGACCTCCTCATCATGATCGTCGGCCGGGCGCTCCAGGGATTCGCCATGGGTGCGATCCCGCTCGGCATCGGCATCATGCGTGACGAGCTGCCGCCGGAGAAGCTCGGCTCGTCGATGGCGCTGATGAGCTCCTCGATCGGTGTGGGCGGCGGGCTCGGTATGCCCGCGGCGGCGCTGGTCGCCCAGCACGCCGACTGGCACGCGCTCTTCCTCGGTTCGGCGGGGGTCGGTCTGGTGGCCCTGGTCCTCACGGTCTTCCTGGTGCCCGAGCCGCCGCTGCGCGCGCCCGGCACCTTCGACTACGTGGGCGCCTTCGGTCTCTCGCTCGGCCTGGTCTCCCTGCTGCTGCCCGTCACCAAGGGCAGCGAGTGGGGCTGGACCGCGCCGCTCACCCTCGGCCTGATAGCCGGCGGCCTGCTGGTCCTGGTTGCCTGGGGCGTGTACGAGCTGCGGAGCGAGGCACCGCTGGTGGACCTGCGGACCACCGTCCGGCGCGAGGTGCTGCTGACCAACCTGGTCTCGATCATGGTAGGCGTCTCCTTCTACGCCGTGTCGCTGGTGGTCCCGCAGCTGCTCCAGCTGCCGGCCTCCACCGGATACGGCCTCGGCCAGTCCATGGTGGTCGCCGGTCTCTGCATGGCGCCGCTGGGGCTGACCATGATGCTGACCGCGCCGGTGTACGCGCGGATCGCCGCCCGGCGCGGCCCGAAGGCCTCCCTGATGATCGGCATGCTGGTCATCGGGGTCGGCTACGGCGCCGGGACCCTGCTGATGGACGCGGCCTGGCAGACCCTGGTGATCTCCACGGTGCTGGGCGCGGGCATCGGCCTCGCCTACTCCTCGCTGCCGGCGCTGATCGTCGGCGCGGTGGACGCCTCCGAGACCGGGGCCGCGACCGGCCTCAACACGCTGATGCGGTCGATCGGCACCTCGGTGTCCAGCGCCGTCATCGGCATGGTGCTGGCGAACACCTCCCTCCCCATGGGCGGGGTGGCGGTTCCCTCGATGCACGGGTTCCGGCTGTCCTTCCTGATCGCGACCGGGGCGGTGCTGGTCGGTCTCGTGCTGGCCGCGTTCCTGCCCTCGCAGCGCCCGTCCTCGCGTCTGGTGCTGGTCGCCGACAGCGAGAGCGAGGCGCTGCTCGCGGAGGCCGAGGCGCTGGTGGCCATCGACGCGGTGCTGCACGGCGGGGCGTCCGCGCCGTCCGCGGGTGGTTCCCCGGCCGTCGCGGGCTCCGGCGGTTTCCACGGTCTGGTGCGGGACGCGGCGGGCGCGCCGGTGGCGCGGGCCACCGTGACCCTGGTCGACCGGCAGGGCCTGCAGGCCGGCCGGGCCGTCGCCGACGACGCGGGACGGTACGCGCTGGCCGCCACCCCCGAGCCGGGCCATGTGCTGGTCGTGACCGCCGCCGGTTACGCGCCGCGCGCCCGGCCCGCCGTGTGCGCGTCGAACGGGCGGCCGGTGGTGGCCGACCTGGTACTGACCGCCACCGCACCGCAGAGCGGCGGTGCCGTGGCGTCCCGGGCGGCCGACGCGGTCCAGGCGTCGCCGGAGGCACTCGCGGACGAGCACCGCGCCTGA
- a CDS encoding N-acetylmuramoyl-L-alanine amidase: protein MQYTSVPPTPPAARPAARRPVRAAGLTALAVLCLPALAGCGGTEVKAQPRAGAPATAAPSAAPEPAASAPAADGSAKPSRKGPLTGRTVVIDPGHNPHNHEHTREIARQVDIGTGHKECDTTGTSTDAGYAEARFTLDVAHRMRDLLEAEGAKVVLTYDDDRPYGPCVDERARIGNAAKADAVVSVHADGSAVGNRGFHVILPALVRDGAADTSRIVAPSRDLGTRIAGRFAAATGSAPSNYIGGGTGLDVRDDLGGLNMSTVAKVFIECGNMRDPKDAALLTSASWRRRAAEGISDGIALYLKG, encoded by the coding sequence GTGCAGTACACCAGCGTTCCCCCCACCCCGCCCGCCGCACGCCCCGCGGCCCGCCGGCCGGTCCGCGCCGCCGGGCTGACCGCGCTCGCCGTCCTCTGCCTGCCGGCCCTCGCCGGGTGCGGCGGCACGGAGGTGAAGGCGCAGCCGCGCGCCGGGGCACCGGCGACCGCCGCACCTTCCGCCGCCCCGGAGCCGGCCGCGTCGGCGCCGGCGGCCGACGGGAGCGCGAAGCCCTCGCGCAAGGGTCCGCTCACGGGCCGCACGGTGGTGATCGACCCCGGTCACAACCCGCACAACCACGAGCACACCCGTGAGATCGCCCGGCAGGTCGACATCGGTACGGGCCACAAGGAGTGCGACACGACCGGGACGTCCACCGACGCCGGTTACGCGGAAGCCCGGTTCACGCTGGACGTGGCCCACCGGATGCGCGACCTGCTGGAGGCCGAGGGCGCGAAGGTGGTCCTGACGTACGACGACGACCGCCCGTACGGTCCGTGCGTGGACGAGCGGGCCCGGATCGGCAACGCGGCGAAGGCCGATGCCGTGGTCTCCGTCCACGCGGACGGTTCGGCCGTGGGCAACCGGGGGTTCCACGTGATCCTGCCCGCACTGGTGCGGGACGGGGCGGCGGACACCTCGCGGATCGTGGCCCCCTCGCGGGACCTGGGGACCCGTATCGCGGGCAGGTTCGCGGCGGCCACCGGGAGCGCGCCGTCCAACTACATCGGTGGCGGAACGGGGTTGGACGTGCGCGACGATCTCGGTGGGCTGAACATGTCCACGGTCGCGAAGGTGTTCATCGAGTGCGGCAACATGCGCGATCCGAAGGACGCCGCTCTGCTGACGAGCGCGAGCTGGCGCCGGCGGGCCGCCGAGGGGATCAGCGACGGCATCGCCCTGTATCTGAAGGGGTAG
- a CDS encoding maleylpyruvate isomerase family mycothiol-dependent enzyme, with protein sequence MTALSHERYCDELMRQNDRLRSVLDGADLAAKVPTCPGWTLRDLAAHVGGAHRWAGEIVRTRATEELADESVPGFEGPDVEGPDVEGPDGTPDGDGHRAALDAWLAEGAAATAAALREAGPDAAAWSWGGDARAAFWARRVTHETVVHLADAALATGAVYTQEPEVAADTIDEWLSTVLHAQRSGDPEAAELRGGGRSLHLHATGLPDVGRLVEFHEDGLTWRHAHAEATVTVRGTLTDLMLLMNRRIAPGADGLEVLGEAALLDFWLARTSFG encoded by the coding sequence ATGACCGCGCTCAGCCACGAACGCTACTGCGACGAACTCATGCGCCAGAACGACCGGTTGAGGTCCGTCCTCGACGGGGCGGACCTCGCGGCCAAGGTTCCCACCTGCCCCGGATGGACTCTGCGTGATCTCGCGGCGCATGTCGGAGGGGCCCACCGGTGGGCCGGCGAAATCGTACGGACGAGGGCGACGGAGGAACTCGCCGACGAGTCGGTCCCTGGCTTCGAGGGTCCGGACGTCGAGGGCCCGGACGTCGAGGGCCCGGACGGGACGCCTGACGGCGACGGGCACCGGGCCGCCCTCGACGCGTGGCTGGCCGAAGGCGCGGCGGCGACGGCGGCGGCGCTGCGGGAGGCCGGGCCCGACGCGGCCGCCTGGAGCTGGGGAGGGGACGCCCGGGCGGCCTTCTGGGCCCGTCGCGTGACCCACGAGACCGTGGTGCACCTGGCGGACGCCGCCCTCGCCACCGGGGCCGTGTACACCCAGGAGCCGGAGGTCGCCGCCGACACCATCGACGAGTGGCTCTCCACCGTCCTGCACGCCCAGCGGAGCGGCGACCCCGAGGCCGCCGAACTGCGCGGCGGTGGACGCTCCCTGCACCTGCACGCCACCGGCCTGCCCGATGTCGGACGGCTCGTCGAATTCCATGAGGACGGCCTCACCTGGCGGCACGCCCACGCCGAGGCCACCGTCACCGTGCGGGGCACGCTCACCGACCTGATGCTGCTCATGAACCGCCGCATCGCACCCGGCGCCGACGGCCTGGAGGTGCTCGGCGAGGCGGCACTGCTGGACTTCTGGCTCGCACGCACGTCCTTCGGGTGA
- a CDS encoding glycosyltransferase family 4 protein: protein MTAEAMRTDPGAGHGAPTGPDDRPLRIALLTYKGNPFCGGQGVYVRHLGRELARLGHSVEVIGAQPYPVLDAGVPLTELPSLDLYRQPDPFRTPGWGEYRDWIDLAEVATMWTGGFPEPLTFSLRAGRHLRSRRGEFDVVHDNQTLGYGLLGDLGAPLVTTIHHPITVDRRLDLAAAPTRRRALSVRRWYGFTRMQKRVARRMPHVLTVSGSSRQEIVDDLGVRPDRVDVVHIGADTDLWSPDPSVREVPGRIVTTSSADVPLKGLVHLVEALGKVRAGHPGAHLVVVGKRAEDGPVARAIERLGLADAVEFVKGISDAELVDLVRGAQVACVPSLYEGFSLPAAEAMATSTPLVATTGGAIPEVTGRDGETCLAVPPGDPDALATALTRMLDDPELRARLGAAGRDRVLANFTWARAAAGTADLYRRAIAARGVRG, encoded by the coding sequence GTGACCGCTGAGGCCATGAGGACGGACCCCGGCGCGGGACACGGCGCACCCACCGGGCCGGACGACCGCCCGCTGCGGATCGCCCTCCTCACGTACAAGGGCAACCCGTTCTGCGGCGGCCAGGGCGTCTACGTGCGTCACCTCGGCCGCGAGCTGGCACGCCTGGGCCACAGCGTTGAGGTGATCGGCGCCCAGCCCTACCCGGTGCTCGACGCGGGCGTCCCGCTCACCGAACTGCCCAGCCTCGACCTCTACCGGCAGCCCGACCCGTTCCGGACGCCCGGGTGGGGCGAGTACCGCGACTGGATCGACCTCGCGGAGGTCGCCACCATGTGGACCGGCGGGTTCCCCGAACCGCTCACCTTCTCGCTGCGAGCCGGACGCCATCTGCGCTCCCGGCGCGGCGAGTTCGACGTGGTCCACGACAACCAGACGCTCGGCTACGGCCTGCTCGGCGACCTCGGCGCCCCGCTCGTCACCACCATCCACCACCCCATCACCGTCGACCGCCGGCTCGACCTGGCCGCCGCGCCGACCCGCCGACGCGCCCTCTCCGTACGCCGCTGGTACGGCTTCACCCGCATGCAGAAGCGCGTCGCCCGCCGGATGCCGCACGTCCTCACCGTCTCGGGCTCGTCGCGCCAGGAGATCGTCGACGACCTCGGGGTGCGCCCCGACCGCGTCGACGTCGTCCACATCGGCGCCGACACCGACCTCTGGTCGCCCGACCCGTCGGTCCGTGAGGTGCCCGGCCGGATCGTCACCACCTCCAGCGCCGACGTCCCCCTCAAGGGGCTCGTCCACCTCGTGGAGGCGCTCGGCAAGGTCCGGGCCGGCCACCCCGGCGCCCACCTCGTCGTCGTCGGCAAGCGCGCCGAGGACGGCCCCGTGGCCCGGGCCATCGAACGCCTCGGCCTCGCGGACGCCGTCGAGTTCGTCAAGGGCATCAGCGACGCCGAACTCGTCGACCTGGTGCGCGGCGCACAGGTCGCCTGCGTCCCCTCGCTGTACGAGGGGTTCTCGTTGCCCGCCGCCGAGGCGATGGCCACCTCCACCCCGCTCGTGGCCACCACCGGCGGCGCGATCCCCGAGGTCACCGGCCGCGACGGGGAGACCTGCCTCGCCGTGCCGCCCGGTGACCCCGACGCGCTCGCCACCGCCCTCACCCGGATGCTGGACGACCCGGAGCTGCGCGCCCGGCTCGGCGCGGCCGGCCGTGACCGGGTACTGGCCAACTTCACCTGGGCCAGGGCGGCGGCCGGCACCGCCGACCTCTACCGCCGGGCCATCGCCGCCCGGGGCGTCCGCGGATGA
- a CDS encoding class I SAM-dependent methyltransferase — translation MLTVDFTRFPLAAGDRVLDLGCGAGRHAFECYRRGAQVVALDQNGEEIREVAKWFAAMKAEGEAPAGATATAMEGDALNLPFPDASFDVVIISEVMEHIPDDKGVLAEMVRVLKPGGRIAITVPRYGPEKVCWSLSDAYHEVEGGHIRIYKADELLRKIREAGLKPYGTHHAHALHSPYWWLKCAFGVDNDKALPVRAYHKLLVWDIMKKPAVTRVAEQLLNPVVGKSFVAYATKPHLPKAEA, via the coding sequence GTGCTGACCGTCGACTTCACCCGCTTCCCGCTCGCCGCAGGCGACCGTGTGCTCGATCTCGGCTGCGGCGCCGGCCGGCACGCCTTCGAGTGCTACCGGCGCGGTGCCCAGGTCGTGGCCCTGGACCAGAACGGCGAGGAGATCCGCGAGGTCGCCAAGTGGTTCGCCGCGATGAAGGCCGAGGGCGAGGCCCCGGCCGGCGCGACCGCCACCGCCATGGAGGGCGACGCCCTCAACCTGCCCTTCCCCGACGCCTCGTTCGACGTCGTCATCATCTCCGAGGTGATGGAGCACATCCCCGACGACAAGGGCGTCCTCGCCGAGATGGTCCGCGTCCTCAAGCCGGGCGGACGCATCGCGATCACCGTGCCCCGCTACGGCCCCGAGAAGGTCTGCTGGTCCCTCTCCGACGCGTACCACGAGGTCGAGGGCGGCCACATCCGCATCTACAAGGCCGACGAACTGCTCCGCAAGATCCGTGAGGCCGGACTGAAGCCGTACGGCACCCACCACGCCCACGCGCTGCACTCGCCGTACTGGTGGCTCAAATGCGCCTTCGGCGTGGACAACGACAAGGCCCTGCCGGTCCGCGCCTACCACAAGCTGCTGGTGTGGGACATCATGAAGAAGCCCGCGGTGACCCGGGTCGCCGAGCAGCTGCTCAACCCGGTCGTCGGAAAGAGCTTCGTGGCGTACGCGACGAAGCCGCACCTCCCGAAGGCAGAGGCGTGA
- a CDS encoding DUF5336 domain-containing protein, giving the protein MNIRSLTRGDGVVIGAAVVLFIASFLDLSGYDCPRGVDCSGFDSASAWDSLSLLMSIFLAGVIGAALLIVSRSTPGRKIVGLDLGQFGVALTVFALWTAFWTTIDAGDAGAGLILGLLATLVLAGAAVAGPLVPALKAPLASGPRPAPATPSPYGAQPQGQGYGYPGQQPYGSQAGAPQPGQPQPFGAQSAPQAAQAPQSGGAAPAADFAPFWFAVPVPRPLYGEDGSSGQIAELAPGTWYLAVEQRGQTLIAQTQDGRRGVLQDTSGIQRG; this is encoded by the coding sequence GTGAATATCCGATCCCTCACTAGAGGCGACGGCGTGGTGATCGGAGCAGCGGTCGTGCTGTTCATCGCCTCCTTCCTCGACCTCTCCGGTTACGACTGCCCCCGTGGCGTCGACTGCTCGGGCTTTGACAGCGCGAGCGCCTGGGATTCCCTCTCGCTCCTCATGAGCATCTTCCTGGCCGGTGTCATCGGAGCGGCGCTGCTGATCGTGAGCCGCTCGACGCCGGGCCGCAAGATCGTCGGTCTGGACCTCGGGCAGTTCGGCGTGGCCCTGACCGTCTTCGCCCTGTGGACCGCGTTCTGGACGACCATCGACGCCGGTGACGCGGGTGCCGGGCTGATCCTCGGCCTGCTGGCCACCCTGGTGCTCGCCGGTGCGGCGGTCGCCGGACCGCTGGTTCCCGCGCTCAAGGCTCCGCTCGCGTCCGGCCCCCGGCCGGCTCCGGCCACCCCGTCGCCGTACGGCGCGCAGCCGCAGGGCCAGGGGTACGGCTACCCGGGCCAGCAGCCCTACGGCTCGCAGGCCGGGGCGCCGCAGCCCGGACAGCCCCAGCCGTTCGGTGCGCAGTCGGCCCCGCAGGCCGCCCAGGCCCCGCAGTCCGGCGGTGCCGCGCCGGCCGCCGACTTCGCGCCGTTCTGGTTCGCGGTGCCGGTGCCCCGTCCGCTGTACGGCGAGGACGGCTCGTCCGGCCAGATCGCCGAACTGGCCCCCGGTACCTGGTACCTGGCGGTCGAACAGCGCGGCCAGACCCTGATCGCGCAGACGCAGGACGGTCGTCGAGGCGTCCTGCAGGACACCTCGGGCATCCAGCGCGGCTGA
- a CDS encoding class I SAM-dependent methyltransferase: MPVHEGLALYAAAVDAARLGLPLLEVGSYCGRSTVLLADAARTAGLTALTVDHHRGSEEQQPGWEYHDASLVDPEVGRMDTLPTFRRTLHAAGLEDHVVALVGRSPQVAAVWGGRLGFVFIDGGHTDEHASGDYEGWAPHLAEGGLLVIHDVFPDPADGGQAPYRVHQRALSSGAFTEISVTGSLRVLRRTGQGI, from the coding sequence ATGCCGGTCCACGAGGGGCTGGCGCTCTACGCGGCGGCCGTCGACGCCGCGCGGCTCGGGCTGCCGCTCCTGGAGGTCGGCAGTTACTGCGGGCGCTCCACCGTCCTGCTCGCCGACGCGGCCCGTACCGCCGGGCTGACCGCGCTCACGGTCGACCACCACCGGGGCAGCGAGGAGCAGCAGCCGGGGTGGGAGTACCACGACGCGTCCCTCGTCGACCCCGAGGTGGGCCGGATGGACACGCTGCCCACCTTCCGCCGGACCCTGCACGCGGCCGGTCTCGAGGACCACGTGGTGGCACTCGTGGGGCGTTCCCCGCAGGTCGCGGCGGTCTGGGGCGGTCGGCTCGGGTTCGTCTTCATCGACGGCGGGCACACCGACGAGCACGCGAGCGGCGACTACGAGGGCTGGGCGCCGCACCTCGCCGAGGGCGGTCTGCTGGTGATCCACGACGTGTTCCCCGATCCGGCGGACGGCGGACAGGCCCCGTACCGGGTGCATCAACGGGCTCTCTCCTCCGGCGCGTTCACCGAGATCTCCGTGACCGGTTCGCTGCGCGTGCTGCGGCGCACGGGGCAGGGGATCTGA
- a CDS encoding prenyltransferase: protein MTLPERTEHLVLPGVLTSDQASETVAALLAVQCEDGALPWFRGHHLDPWDHTEAAMALDAAGRHEAAERAYEWLARNQNQDGSWYAAYHDGDPERPTDRGRESNFCAYVAVGVWHHYLATGDDAFVDRMWPMVFAAIEFVLGLQQPGGQIGWKREVDGTAVTDALLTGSSSVHHALRCALALAERREEPQPDWELATGALAHAIAEHPERFLDKSHYSMDWYYPVLGGAVTGAEAQKRMDERWDEFVVPGLGVRCVLPNPWVTGGESCELALALWVMGESDRALEILQSIQHLREPGGLYWTGYVFEGERAFWPEELTTWTAGSLLLAVAALGGDEATTAVFGGERLPRGLEPDCCS, encoded by the coding sequence GTGACCCTCCCCGAACGGACCGAACACCTCGTCCTGCCCGGCGTCCTGACGTCGGATCAGGCATCCGAGACCGTCGCCGCGCTGCTCGCCGTGCAGTGCGAGGACGGCGCACTGCCCTGGTTCCGCGGCCATCACCTGGACCCGTGGGACCACACCGAGGCCGCGATGGCCCTCGACGCCGCGGGCCGGCACGAGGCGGCGGAGCGCGCCTACGAATGGCTGGCCCGCAACCAGAACCAGGACGGCTCCTGGTACGCCGCCTACCACGACGGCGACCCGGAACGGCCGACCGACCGCGGCCGGGAGTCCAACTTCTGCGCCTACGTGGCCGTCGGCGTCTGGCACCACTACCTCGCCACCGGGGACGACGCGTTCGTCGACCGGATGTGGCCGATGGTCTTCGCGGCGATCGAGTTCGTCCTCGGGCTCCAGCAGCCCGGCGGCCAGATCGGCTGGAAGCGCGAAGTGGACGGCACCGCCGTCACCGACGCGCTGCTGACCGGATCGTCCTCGGTCCACCACGCCCTGCGCTGCGCCCTCGCACTCGCGGAGCGACGCGAAGAGCCCCAGCCCGACTGGGAGTTGGCGACCGGGGCGCTGGCCCACGCCATCGCCGAGCACCCGGAGCGGTTCCTCGACAAGAGCCACTACTCGATGGACTGGTACTACCCGGTCCTCGGTGGAGCGGTCACCGGCGCCGAGGCCCAGAAACGCATGGACGAGCGCTGGGACGAGTTCGTCGTACCCGGCCTCGGGGTGCGCTGCGTGCTGCCCAACCCCTGGGTCACCGGCGGCGAGAGTTGCGAACTCGCCCTGGCGCTCTGGGTGATGGGTGAATCCGACCGGGCCCTGGAGATCCTCCAGTCCATCCAGCACCTGCGCGAACCCGGCGGGCTCTACTGGACCGGATACGTCTTCGAGGGCGAACGCGCCTTCTGGCCCGAGGAACTCACCACCTGGACCGCCGGATCACTGCTGCTCGCGGTGGCCGCACTCGGGGGGGACGAGGCGACCACCGCCGTCTTCGGAGGAGAGCGGCTTCCGAGGGGCCTGGAGCCCGACTGCTGCTCCTGA